The following are encoded in a window of Manihot esculenta cultivar AM560-2 chromosome 8, M.esculenta_v8, whole genome shotgun sequence genomic DNA:
- the LOC110619966 gene encoding auxin-responsive protein IAA16, whose protein sequence is MSTDHDKYATINFEETELRLGLPGPANEVEIAKISNGKRGFSETLVDLKLNLSTKESTLKDVGEEKMKEKATALSSSADPAKPPSKAQVVGWPPIRSFRKNVMSVQKNSSDEGDKSAAVGSTSSSSAAFVKVSMDGAPYLRKVDLKLYKSYQELSDALGKMFSSFTIGNCGSQGMKDFMNESKLIDLLNGSEYVPTYEDKDGDWMLVGDVPWEMFVDSCKRLRIMKGSEAIGLAPRAVEKCKNRS, encoded by the exons ATGAGCACAGACCATGACAAATATGCAACCATCAACTTTGAAGAGACAGAATTGCGTCTAGGGTTACCTGGTCCTGCAAATGAAGTTGAGATTGCTAAGATAAGTAATGGCAAGAGAGGCTTCTCGGAGACTCTAGTAGATTTGAAGCTTAATCTTTCAACAAAAGAATCTACGCTGAAGGATGTCGGAGAGGAGAAGATGAAGGAGAAAGCTACTGCTCTTTCTTCATCTGCTGATCCGGCGAAACCTCCGTCCAA GGCACAAGTTGTGGGTTGGCCACCAATTCGATCATTCCGAAAGAATGTCATGTCTGTACAGAAGAACAGCAGTGACGAGGGCGACAAGTCGGCCGCCGTCGGTAGCACCAGCAGCAGCAGTGCTGCTTTTGTGAAGGTGAGCATGGATGGTGCACCATACTTGCGAAAAGTGGACTTGAAATTGTACAAGAGCTACCAAGAACTCTCTGATGCCTTAGGCAAAATGTTCAGCTCCTTTACCATTG GCAACTGTGGGTCTCAAGGGATGAAGGATTTCATGAATGAGAGCAAATTGATAGATCTTTTGAATGGATCTGAGTATGTTCCAACTTATGAAGACAAGGATGGAGATTGGATGCTTGTAGGAGATGTTCCATGGGA AATGTTCGTCGATTCATGCAAACGATTAAGGATAATGAAGGGGTCTGAAGCAATAGGACTTG CACCAAGAGCTGTGGAGAAGTGCAAGAACAGGAGCTGA
- the LOC122724449 gene encoding uncharacterized protein LOC122724449, with the protein MSHLEIERARREREQKEREGASSDTSNKESLSGQEKEGSVTLKYPMLTKSNYAAWAIKMEVFMMAQGVWEPIEYEGPVDKRRDKMALAAIYQGIGEDTLLQLGAKKTAKEAWNMLKVMNQGAERVKEVRTQTLWSEFDAVKMSDSETIDEFSGKLTIIVNKLRSLGNIVEDEKVIKKLLRSTSSKFLQIVSAIEEFSDLKTKSVEEVIGSLKAHEERLLGYGGNSAETVLLTRAEWKAREEGSTSIKAQNSNSGKGGKGRGRGRGRGRGRSNSDFRKNSDDESKPQKKDKSKIKCYSCGQMGHYASECPTK; encoded by the coding sequence ATGTCTCACCTTGAGATTGAGAGAgcaaggagagagagagagcagaaAGAAAGAGAGGGTGCCTCCAGCGATACTTCAAACAAAGAAAGCTTGTCGGGTCAAGAGAAGGAGGGCTCGGTTACGCTAAAATATCCCATGTTGACAAAGAGCAATTATGCAGCATGGGCTATTAAAATGGAAGTGTTTATGATGGCTCAAGGTGTATGGGAGCCAATCGAGTATGAAGGTCCAGTTGATAAACGAAGAGACAAGATGGCATTGGCGGCCATCTATCAAGGTATAGGTGAAGATACCTTGCTTCAACTAGGGGCCAAGAAGACAGCAAAGGAGGCATGGAATATGCTCAAAGTTATGAACCAAGGCGCAGAAAGGGTGAAGGAGGTCAGAACTCAAACCTTATGGAGTGAATTTGATGCAGTGAAGATGAGTGATTCAGAGACAATAGATGAGTTCTCTGGAAAACTCACCATCATCGTCAATAAATTAAGAAGCCTTGGGAACATTGTTGAAGATGAAAAGGTGATTAAGAAATTGTTACGTTCAACTTCCTCAAAATTTTTGCAGATAGTTTCAGCCATAGAGGAATTTAGTGATCTGAAAACCAAATCGGTAGAGGAGGTAATTGGATCATTAAAGGCTCATGAAGAACGTTTGCTCGGTTATGGAGGCAATTCAGCTGAAACAGTCCTTCTCACGAGAGCTGAATGGAAGGCCAGAGAGGAGGGCAGCACTTCCATAAAAGCTCAGAATAGCAACAGTGGAAAGGGGGGCAAAGGTCGAGGCCGAGGACGCGGCCGCGGTAGGGGAAGAAGCAACAGCGATTTCCGGAAAAACAGTGATGATGAGTCAAAGCCGCAAAAGAAAGATAAGAGCAAGATCAAGTGTTATAGCTGTGGTCAAATGGGACATTATGCCTCAGAATGTCCCACGAAATAG